The Deinococcus yavapaiensis KR-236 genomic sequence TGAGAGAGCGGTCGTGCTCGTCGTTCTCGGGCAGGTTGCTGTCGAGCAGGTAGACGGGAATGCGCCCGATCTTGAGTTCCCACACGCGCAAGTGCACGTTGCGGCCCGCGATGGCGATGGACAGTCGCGCCTCGTCACCGCTCGGAGTGCGGGCGGGCTTGAGGGGCAAGGTGGTGAGGTCGAGCTCGTCGTACGCTTCCTCCTGCCAGCCGTCACGGTTGATCATTTGGCGGAAGTAGCCTTGGTGAAACAACAGGCCGACGGCCACGAACGGCAAGCCGAGGTCGGACGCGCTCTTGCAGTGGTCGCCCGCCAACACGCCGAGGCCGCCCGAGTAGATCGGCAGGCTTTCGTGAAAGCCGTACTCCATCGAGAAGTACGCGATTTTGCCGAGGCCTTGCGCGTGGCGAGTCGTCCAAGTCTCCTGCGCGTTCATGTAGGCGTCGAAGTCTTCGAGGACGCGTTGGACGCGCGCGACGTAATGCGAATCTCGCGCGAGTTCGTCGAGGCGGCTTTGGGAGCTTTCGAGGAGGGTGCGGACAGGATTGTGGTTGAAGCGCTCCCAAAGTTCGGGATTCAAATCGCGGTAGAGAGCCGAGGCGTTCGGCGTCCACGTCCAGTAGAGGTTGTAAGCCAGTTCCTCCAGCTGCCGAAGGGCTGCCGGGAGCTTCGGCAGGACGGTCACTTTGCCGAGAATGTTCATACCGCCCGATTCTACATCAAAGTGTCAACTGGACGCTTATCCCCACGGGACAATTGCCCGTCGCGTCAACCGCCCAAGTAGGCGTGAAGCACGCGCTCGTCGTTCACGAGGCGAGCGGAGGGACCGCTGAAGGTGATGGAACCAGCCTCCAGCACGTACGTCCGCGCGCTGTGATTCATCGCGAGCTTCGCGTTTTGCTCCACGAGGAGAATCGTGACGCCTTGATCGGCGAGCTCGCGAATGATCGTGAAGATCTCCAGCACGATGATCGGCGCGAGGCCGAGCGAAGGCTCGTCGAGCAGCAGCAGCTTCGGGCGGCTCATCAACGCCCGCGCGATCGCCAGCATCTGCTGCTCACCGCCCGACAAGGTCCCGGCGAGCTGATGCCGCCGTTCTCCCAAGCGTGGAAAGCGCTCGTACATGCGCCGCAAGTCCTCCACGACTTCTCGGCGGTCGCCACGCAAGTACGCGCCGAGCTCCAAGTTGTCCTGCACGCTTTGCCGCGCCAGCACCTGACGGCCCTCGGGACTTTGGGCGATGCCAAGCCGCACCACCGCGTCCGGGGCGAGCCGCGTGAGGTCTTGCCCGCGAAACACGATGCGGCCCTCGCGCACCTTCAACAGCCGCGACACGGCCCTGAGGGTCGTCGTCTTGCCCGCCCCGTTCGCTCCGATGAGCGTGACGACCTCGCCTTCCTCGACGGTCATCGACAAGGAGCGAATCGCCTGAATGGCGCCGTAATTGACGCTGACGTTGTCCAATTCCAGCAAAGCCACGCTTCGCTCCTTTCAAGCCTCGGCGCCGAGGTACGCCTCGACGACCTTCGGGTCGCGCGAAACGCTCGCCGGGTCACCGACGGCGATGAGCTCGCCGAAGTTCAGCACGGCGATGCGGTCGCACAAGTTCATGACGAGGGGGACGTGGTGCTCGATCACGAGCACGGTGAGGTCGAAGCGATCCCGAATCGTGCGGATGAAGGTCGTCAACACACTCTTCTCCGCCGAGTTCATTCCGGCGGCGGGCTCGTCGAGCAGCAGCACTTTCGGTTGTGACGCGAGGGCCCGCGCGATTTCGAGACGTCGCTGATCGCCGTAACTGAAGTTCGCGGCCAGTTCGTGCGCTCGGTCGGCCAGTCCCACGAGGTCCAGCAACTCCCAAGCCTGCTCGCTCACCGCGCGTTCCTCGGCTCGGTCCGCACCAAAGATGCCGCGCCAGAATCCGGCGCTCGTTCGAGTATGTTGCGCGATCTTGACGTTTTCGAGCGCGCTGAGCGTGCGGAAGAGGCGGATGTTTTGAAAGGTGCGGCTCAAACCGAGCGAGGCGACGCGGTGCGGAGCGGCGTTCGTCACGTCGCGTCCCTCGAACTGCAAAGCTCCGCCCGAGGGCGGCGTCAAGCCCGTCATGAGATTGAACAAGGTCGTCTTGCCCGCCCCGTTCGGCCCGATGAGCCCGAAGATCTCGCCTCGCCGCACTTCGAACGATACGTTGTTCACGGCGACCAAACCGCCGAAACGGCGCGTGAGTCCGCGCGCCTGCAAGATCGGCGCGCCGGATGCATCGGAAGTCACTTCGCCACCTCCGCCTTCGCGGGCCGCGCGGACGGAGCGCGGCGGCGCGTGAACAACCCGACGAGACCTTGCGGCAAGTACAAGCTCGCGAGGACGAGGACGAGGCCGTTAATGACAAGCCGCCAATCTTGCAAGGGACGCAGCACTTCCGGCAGGGCGGCGAGCAACGTCCCGCCGAGCACGGGCCCCCACATGTTGCGGCTTCCACCGATCAGGACGTACGCCAAAAAGGCGATCGAGGCGTCGAAGGTGCCTTGCCGCGCGTTCCAGGTGTTGAGGAAAGGCGCGCTCATCGCTCCGACGATGCCGGCGAGGACCGCGCCGATCACGAACGCCAGCACTTTGTAGCGCGTCGGCGGGATGCCCATGGCGTCCGCCGCGAGTTCGTCGTCGCGAATGGCGCGAAAGGCGCGCCCCGTGCGAGAGCGTTCGAGTTGCCGCGTGAACAGCAGGGTCACGGCGAGCAGCGGCAAGAACAGCAGCAGGTACTGCCAGCGGTCCTGAAAGCCGAACGCCTGCGGAATGCCGAACAAGCCGACCGCGCCGCCCGTCACGTCGAGGTTGAGGGCCACGTACTGCAGGATCTGCACGAAGGCGACCGTCGCGAGCGCGAGGTAGATGCCGCGCAGCCGCAAAGCAGGAATGCCGACGAGCAAACCGAGCACCGCGCAAATCAGCCCGGCGACGAGCCACGTCAGCACGAACGTCCAGTTGCCGAGCGCGTCGCGCAGGCCCGCGAACGCCGGATTGACCAGCAGGATCGCCGCGACGTACCCGCCGAGCGCGTAGAAGCCGGGCGACGCGAGGCTGAGTTGACCGGACAGCAGGGGAAAGTACAAGCTCAGACCGAGCAGCGCTTGCTGAACGAGCGTCGCGAGCAAAAAGCCGTAGTTTTGCAGAAAGTCCACGCGCCGCCTCACACCTTCTGAATGACCGCTCGACCCAGCAATCCTTGCGGACGGACGAGCAGGATGACGAAGAGAATCGCGAACGCGACGGCTTCCTTGTACGCGCTGAATTGCGCGGGCACGAACGCTTCGGCCAGACCGATCACGAGTCCGCCGACGACGGCGCCGGGAATCGAGCCCAGCCCGCCCAGCACGATGACGGCGAGACCTTTGAGGCCGTACGTCACGCCGAAGTACGGCCCGGAGATGCCGAAGGACGTCGACACGAGCGTTCCGGCGAGGCCGCCGAGAAAGCCCGAGAGGAAGAACGTGATGAGGATGTACCGATCGACCGAGATGCCGAGCAAGCTGGCCGTCGCGGGATTCTCGGCGACCGCACGAAGCGCCTTGCCGATCTTCGTGCGGCCGATGACGTAGCCGAGCAGCAGCAGGATCACGAGGCTCACCACGAAGATGATCACCTGCACCGTGCGAATGACGATGGGGGTATCGCCGACGTCGAAACGTACGGCGGGAGGCAAGCTTCCATAGATCGTGCTGGGAAAGGAGTAGATTTCCGCGCCGACGAGCAACTGGATGAGATTGACGAGCACGAGCGCCACGCCGAGGCTCGACACGAGCGCGAGCAAGGGGTCCGCGCCGCGCGCCCGCAGGGGACGAAAGGCGAAGCGCTCGATCAGCACGCCAAGCAGTCCGGCGAGCAGCGAGCCGAGCAGCAAGGCGAGCGGAAAGCCGATCGGCGAGCCGCCCTCGACGCCGGGAAACAGGTCGACGTTCTTCAAGATGCCGTTGATGCCGAATTCTCCCACCGCGAGCGTGAACGTCAGGTACGCGCCGAGGGCGAAAATCGCTCCGTGCGCGAAGTTGATGATGCCGAGAATCGAGAAGATGAGCGTGTAGCCGAGGGCGAAGATGGCGTACACCGAGCCGATGGAAAGGCCGTTGAGCAGGTTCTGCAAAAACTGCGCGAAGTCCAAGGCGGGCTCCTTTTGAAAGCCGTCAGCCATCAGCGACGCGAGGAGCGCCACGCTGACGGCTGACGGAGAACGCGTTACTTCAGGAAGACGAACGAGCCGTTGCGCGCGTCCTTCATCTTGATTTGCGCGACGTAGAATTCCTTCTGATTGAGCTCGCCTTCCTTGTCGAACGAGATCACGCCGAGCGGGGTGCGGTAACTGCCGACCAAGATGGCCTTGTTGAGTTCGGCGCGCAGATCGTCAAGGTCCCACGTGTTCAGCTTCTTCTTGCGGTCGATCTTGCGCAGAGCTTCGACGAACACCTGCACGCCCGTGTACGCCTGGGCGGCGAACTGAGGCGGGTCCTTCTTGTACTGCGCGCGGTATTCCTTGACGAACACTTGGTTGATCGCGCCGCTCTGCTGAGGCGAGTACGCCTGCGCGATGAGAATGCCGTCGCAGTCACGTCCGCACACCGAGAAGATGTTCGAGGTGTTCAGGCCGTTGCCGCCGATGATCAGGCCCTTGTACCCGAGTTGCCGCAACTGCTTGACGAGGTTGCCCCCGTCGGCGGCGAGGCCCGAGATGATGACGAGGTCGACTTTGGCGCCGAGAACGGCCGTGACTTGCGTCGTGAAGTCCGTGTCAGTCGTCTGGAACTTTTGCACCGTCACCACGTCGAGTTTTTGCGCCTTCGCGGTTTCTTGGAAGGTTCCTGTCTCCGAGACGCTGAACGCATCGTTTTGCGCGTACAAGACCGCCACCCGCTTGATGTCCGGATCGAGCTTCAAAGCTTGCTTGACGGCGTTCGGAGCGACCACGGCGACCGGGGCGGAGACACGCGCGATGAAGTCGCCGATCTGTGGAATGCCCTTGGCGGTGTTGCTCGGTCCCAGCACGGGCACTTTGGCGCGTTCGGCGATCGGGTCGGCGGCGAAGGCGTGTTGAGAGAGGGTCGGGCCCACGATGCCGACGACGCCGTCTCGAATGAGGTTCTGGAAGGCGTTGATGGCGCCCGCTTCGTCGCCGCCCGTGTCTTGAAACACGAGCTTGATGGGCGTGCCGTTGATGCCGCCTTGGTTGTTGAAGAACTTCTCGGCGAGGCGCGCGCCGATCACCTGCTCTTGCCCGAGAAGCGCGACGTTGCTTGTTTGTGCGACGGCCACGCCGATCTCGATCGGCGTAGCGACTTTTTGAGCGACGGTGAAGGAAAACAATCCAAGCGTCACGGCCAACAACGTTGCACGCTTCATACCAACCTCCTGGGGGTCCTACTCGAACTGTGAGTGGCGTTAGTATAGCGAACGATTTCACGAAACGATAGACGTCGAAAGGGAAGGAGGCACACCGTTCGTGGTGTGCCTCCTTCCCTGCCGAGAAGTCAGATTTCGATCGGTACGTCCACGCCGAGCTCGGCGAGCACCGTCCGAATCGCCTGCGCGTCGATGCCGCTTCGGGCGTGCACGCTCTCCACCGAGGCGTGCTCTTGAAATTCGTCGGGAATGCCGAGGACCCGCACGGGCGTCTTGAGTCCCGCCTCGCTCAGGAACTCCAGCACCGCCGAGCCGAACCCGCCGACGCGCGTGTTGTCCTCCACCGTCACGAAGGCGCGCGCCTTGACCGCGAGTTGCCGCAGCATCGCCTCGTCGAGCGGCTTCACGAAGCGCGCGTTCACGACGCCCACGCCCGGCAAGTCCTGGACGGCCTTGAGCGTGTACTCGAGCGCCTTGCCGCCCGCCAAGACGACGACGGCGTCGCCTTCCACGAGGCGCTCCCACGTGCCCCACTCCAAGTCGGGCCACGTGCCTTCGGGAACGCGCTCGGTGTTGCCGCGCGGGTAACGAATCGCGACGGGACCGCCGATCTTCATGCCTGCCTTCAGCATTCCACGAAGCTCGGAGGCGTCCTTCGGCAAGCCGATGCGCACGTTGGGGATGCTTCGGAGAAACGAGAGGTCGAACACGCCGTTGTGCGTCGCGCCGTCCGGCCCGACGACACCGCCACGGTCGATCGCGAACATCACCGGCAAGTTCTCGATGGCGACGTCGTGCACGACTTGATCATAGGCGCGCTGCAAGAACGTCGAGTAGATCGCCACGATGGGTCTCAAGCCCTGCAACGCCATGCCGGCCCCGGACGTCACGGCGACTTCCTCGGCGATGCCGACGTCGAGGTAGCGATTCGGGTGCTCGCGGCTGTACTTCACGAGGCCCGACCCTTCGCGCATCGCGGGCGTGATGACGAACACCCGCGGATCGTGGCGCGCGAGTTCCGTGGCGGCGTCTCCGAAGGCGGTGCTCCACGAGTACGCGCTGGACTTCGGCGCCTCGCCCGTCTCCGGATCGAACTTGCCGGGACCGTGCCACTTGATGGGGTCGGCCTCGGCGTAATCGAGGCCCTTGCCCTTCTTCGTCACGACGTGCAGAATCGTCGGGCCGTCGAGCTCCACGAGCTTTTCCACGAGGTACACGAGCTCGAGGACGTCGTGGCCGTCCACGGGACCGACGTAGCGCACGCCCATCGCCGCGAAGGGATTCACGGAAGCGGGGTCGAAGAAGTGCCGAGCGGAGTCCTTGGCGCGCGAGAGCATGTCGGCGAGCGGCTTGCTGAACGCTCCGACCGCCTTCTTGCCCGCCCCCTCGGACTCCTGGAACCACTTTTGCACTTGCAGGGTCCGCATGAACTTGTTCATCGCGCCGACGTTCTCGGAGATGCTCATCTCGTTGTCGTTGAGGATGATCAGCATCTTCTTGCCCGAGTCGCCGATGGTGTTGAGGGCGGCCAGGGCCATGCCGCCGGTGAGCGCTCCGTCGCCAATGACGGCGGCGATGCGGTAGTCCTGCCCGAGGCTGTCGCGCGCGTACGCCATCCCGAGCGCGTTCGCGAGGCTCGTCGAGGCATGCCCCACGGTGATCGCGTCGTGCTCGCTTTCGGAGACTTTCGTGAAGCCGCTCAGGCCGCCTTCCTTCTTGATGGTCGGCATGCGGTCGCGCCGACCTGTCAGCATCTTGTGCGCGTACGCTTGGTGGCCGACGTCGAACAAGATACGGTCGCGCGGCGAGTTCAGCACATAGTGAAGCGCCACGATGATCTCCACGGCCCCGAGGCTCGACGCGAGGTGCCCTCCGCCGAGCGAACACACCCGGATGATCTCGTCGCGAAGCTCGCGCGACACGTTCGGAAGGTCCTCCTTGCGAAGCTTCTTGAGGTCCTCCGGCGAAAGAATGGCGTCCAGCAGCACTTCCTACCTCCTTCGAGCCGCGTCAGCGACTCGAGTAATTGCGCCCGACTTGCAGCAAGCTTTCGGGCGTGCGCACTTCACCGATGTACGGCGCGAACCACAACTCTGACGACGCCGGAAAGAGGTTGCCCGCTCCCGTCTCGACGATCTGACGGTTCACGACCCACACGTCTCGCCGCTCTCCGCTCGGCAGCGTGACCGTGCGTTGTTCTAGCACCGTGAAGCGGTATTCGGCTTTGCTTTCGTGTTGCACCTTGCCGTCTTGCAAGACGCGAACGGTCATGTCGCCGCTCCACACCAGTCCCGCGCGCCACTCGCTCGGCGCGGGGTACTCGCGCATTGGAGGCGTCAGCGTCACGAGCAGGCCCGGAAGCGAGAAGCCCAGCAGGAATTGGCCTTGGCCGTTGACTTGTCGGTACAGCGAGCGGTCCACGCCGCGCCCGAAGAAGCGGTACCCCGTGGCGGCGTCGTTGCCGAGCAGCGTCGGACCCGTCACCGACAGGACGTAGCGTTCGCGAGTCAAAGCTTCGCCTTCGGGCAGATACGACCAAGACAAGCCCGTCTCCAGCGGGTAGAACGAAGCGGTCGAAGGCGTCGTGGACGCCGTGGCGGTCGGCGGCGTCTCCGCCTGCCGAGGCACACACGCACCCAACGCGAGGAGCAACGTAGGCGCCAAGGCCAAACGGCGCAACGAGGACGGACGGGGAAGCACGAAGTTCAGCATAGGAAGCCCTGCAAAGCGCGACTGTTAAGTTTAAGAGGATTGCGCGCTCCGCCGAAGGGCAGGATAGCCCAACCCCATGAGGACGCGTATCCCCACGCGGTCGTAGCACTCGTCGTAAATCCTTGAAAGCGGGCTCTTTGTCCGCTTTCAAGGTCTTCGAGCGATCACAGCTTGATTTCGTCCTTGTCGTAGAGGCGCAAGTCGGCCGTCGCTTCTCGTAGCGTCTCGCCGCGCGCGCGGTCCAGGTATTTTTGCGCGGAATCGACTTGCGTCGAGAGGACGTCGACGGTCTTTTGCATGTTGCTCAGCGCCTGGCTCTTGTAGTCGCTGATGGTGTCGAGCGCCGCGTACACGTTGTCGAACGCCGCTTTGAGCTTGTCGAGGCTCACGGTCGCGCTCGCCGCGCCCTCGTGAATCGCTTGGGATTGCTGGCGCAGCATCACGGACGTGCTCTCGATGAGGTTACCGGTGGTCGTGTTGAGGGCCGTGATCTGGTCGAGGACGAGCTTCTGGTTGGCGAGCGCCTGCGACACGAGAACCGCCGTGCGAAGCGCGGACATCGTCGTGGTCGTCGCGCGGTCGACGCCTTTGATGAGCTCCAAGTTGTTTTTGCGCACGAGGTCGAGCGCGAGGTAGCCCTGCACGCACACGGCGAGTTGCGTGAGGAGGTCCGTGACCTTTTGACGCGTGTAGAACAGCATCTCCTCCTTGACGATGCGGGCCTTTTCGGGATCGCGCTGCTCCAACTCGTACACCTTCTCGGCGAGGGCCTCGTCGAGGCGGCGCCCCACGTAGACGTATTGGCGCAACTTCTGCATCGTTTCCCAGAGGTTGACCTTCTCCTGCTCGATGGAGGCGTTGTCTTTGCGAAGCTCGTCTTGCGACTTCATCAAGGTGGTCAAGATGGCGTTGAGGTGTCCTTGCGCCGATTGATACTTCAAGAAGTAGTCGTGGACCTTGGCGGGCATGGGAAGCAAGCCGAAGAGGCGGCGACCGCCGAACATGTCGCCTTGCCGTGAGGGATCGAGGCCTTCGACCGTCTTGCGAAGCTCCAGCAGGCCCTTGGCGATGCCCGACTTGTCGTCGTACAAGCCGTTCTTCGTCGCCGTCATCGGCTTTTCCAGCAGTCGGTTGGAGACGCCCGCTGCCGCTCGCATCTCGGCGTTACCGAGGTTGTGGATGGAATCGATCTTGCTCTTGAATCCTTCGCTTTGCACGTCGAGGGTCAGCACGGCGTCGATGAACTGACGAGCTTGCTGATCGAGCTTCGACGCTTGATCCGGCGTGATCTTGACCATCTCACCGCTTTGTTGCGGCGTCACCGCGGGCGTCGGCGTGGGCGGCGTCAACGTCTCGGGCGGCGTGAGTTCGGGCAGGCCGTCGTTTCGGTTCGGATCGCTCATACCCTAGAGTACGCGCGCGTGCGGGGGAAGGTTGCGTCGCCCAAAAGGCTGAGTTGGAGGCGACACACCCTAATATTCCTTGACAAGAATATTCCTGTTGAGTTATAATCGATCCACGAAGAGAGGAAGGAGGTGATGGCACACGAACGCCGCGACCTTGAGCGCCTTGGCCGAACCCAGTCGCTTCCACATCGTCGAACTGCTGATCGAGCGACCCTTGACGGTCGGCGAAATCGCGACACGGCTGCACATTCGTCAACCTCAAGCGTCCAAGCACCTTCGCGTCCTGAGCGACGCGGGCATCATCGAAATCGAAGCGGTGGCCAATCGGCGCATCTGTAAGCTGCGCGCCGAGCCTTTCCAAGAGCTCGACGACTGGCTTCGGCCGTACCGACGACTGTGGGAGGAAAGCTTCGATCGTCTCGACGAATACTTGCAGCAACTGCAGCAGTCCGAATCCACCCCCGAACACGAGGAATGACGGCTGCGAGCCACAGGAGGTTTCTTATGACCAGCACCACGCCCTTCCCGATGACGTCACGCGTCGAAGCAGGCCGAGAACTGATTTTGGAGCGGATCTTCAAAGCGCCCCGCCACCTGGTCTTCGACGCCTTCTCGCAAGCCGAACACCTCAAGAAGTGGTGGGGGCCGCGCGGCTGGGACTTGTCCTTCTGCGCCGTCGACTTTCGCCCCGGCGGCACGTGGCACTACTGCATGAAGTGCGTCGACGAAGCCCAAGGCGCGTTCTACGGCATGGAATCCTGGGGCCTGGGCATCTACGAGGACATCGAGACGCCGAGACGTATCGTCTACACCGACCACTTCTCGGACGCCGACGCGCGAATCAACGACACTATGCCGTCGACGCTCGTGACGCTGACGTTCGAAGAAGTCGACGGTGGAACAAAAATCGTCAACCGTGCCGTCTACGCTTCCGAGGAAGGCTTGAAGACCGTTTTGGACATGGGCATGCTGCAAGGCGTGACCGAGACGTGGAACCGCCTCGCCGAACACCTGGACGCCGAACAAAGCTGACGTTCGCCCCCTGCTCGTAGAACGTTGGAAGGCCCGCTCGTTCGAGCGGGCCTTCCAACGACAAGCCGGGGGCGCCGCGCGAACGTCAGCTTTGCTGACCGCCCGAGCTCGATCCGCCCATGCCGAGCTGGGACTTGAGCTTCTCGAGTTCGTCGTCGATGGCCTTGTCGCGTCCGATGTTCTTGAGTTGCGCGTCGAGGTCGTTCTCTTCGCGCAACGAGCGCATGGCGCCCGCGCGGTCTTCTTGCTGGGCCACGCGGCGCTCCATCTCCTCGAAGGCGTCCATGGCGCTGCCCGACTTGTCGAAGCCGCTCATGCGCTCCAACGTCTGGCTGGCCTTTGCGGTTTGCGCGCGGGCTTGCAGAAGTTCCTTCTTGGATTGGAACTCGTCGATCTTGCCTTCGAGGGCGCGCAGTTGCGTCTTGAGTTCCTCGACGGTCGCGCTTTGCGTCGCGACTTGCTGGGAGAAGCCCGCGGCGATGTCCTCGTAGTTCTTCTTGCGGCGCAGCGCTTCACGCGCGAGTTCCTCGCTCCCCGCCTTCAGGGCTTCGGCGGCTTTCTCGCCGTACTCCTGCGCGAGCCGGGTGTTGGTGTTTTGCTCGCGTTCGAGCTTGCTCAACTGCGCCATCGAATCGGCGACTTCGCTGCGCGCCTGCGCATACGCGTCGCGCATGTCGAGCAAAGCCTGCTCGATGATCTTGGTGGGGTCCTCGGCACGCGAGATCAAATCGTTGACGTTCGCGCGAAGCAGACGGCTGAGTCGGTCCAGGATGCTCATTCGTTCCTCCTGTACCACACTACGAGGCGAACGAGGCCACGGTTGCAGCCCGACCTCAATTCGTCCTTCATCTCCCTTCACGCTCTTCCTCGAAACGCGTCAGACGGCGGTCAGGCAAAGCGCGCGAAACGCCGCGTACACTGCGGTCATGCTCAAGCCGATCTTTTCGACGCCCCTCGCGCGGGCGTTGTCCTTGGCGGTTCTCGGCACGGCACTGCTCGGCGGGTGCGTGCCGCGCGTGCCCGTCGTGCAAGTCCCGACCTTCGAGGTGCAAGAAATACGTCTCACGAGCGTGGGCTTCACGGGGCTGATTCCGTCGAGCGCCACCTTGTCGTTGAAGCTGCGCGTGCAGAACCCCAACCCCTTCGGCATTCGAGTGGCCCGTGCGGGCGGATCGCTGTTCCTCGACGGGCAGAACGCGGGCTCGATCGAACTCCCGAACGTCGCCCTCTCGGCGAACGGCGAGGCGACTCAAAGCGCGGACGTGACCTTGCCGCTCAATCTTTCCAACGCCGCGACGTTCCTGCGCGCGGCGCGAGGCGAGGCGGTGAGCTACCGAGTGGACGGGACCTTCTCGGTGGACGCGGGCCTCTTGGGACGACCGACGTTCGGACCGTTCACGTTGGCGCAAGGCGTGCTGCGCCAGCCGCGCATCCTGCCGTGAGCCACGAAGTGAATGCGGCCGGCGATCTCGGCATCTGGGCGTACCGTCCCGACGTACCGCTGCGTGGTGCCCCTGACGGCCAACTCGCGGACTTGACGTTCAGCGCGAAG encodes the following:
- the dxs gene encoding 1-deoxy-D-xylulose-5-phosphate synthase, translating into MLDAILSPEDLKKLRKEDLPNVSRELRDEIIRVCSLGGGHLASSLGAVEIIVALHYVLNSPRDRILFDVGHQAYAHKMLTGRRDRMPTIKKEGGLSGFTKVSESEHDAITVGHASTSLANALGMAYARDSLGQDYRIAAVIGDGALTGGMALAALNTIGDSGKKMLIILNDNEMSISENVGAMNKFMRTLQVQKWFQESEGAGKKAVGAFSKPLADMLSRAKDSARHFFDPASVNPFAAMGVRYVGPVDGHDVLELVYLVEKLVELDGPTILHVVTKKGKGLDYAEADPIKWHGPGKFDPETGEAPKSSAYSWSTAFGDAATELARHDPRVFVITPAMREGSGLVKYSREHPNRYLDVGIAEEVAVTSGAGMALQGLRPIVAIYSTFLQRAYDQVVHDVAIENLPVMFAIDRGGVVGPDGATHNGVFDLSFLRSIPNVRIGLPKDASELRGMLKAGMKIGGPVAIRYPRGNTERVPEGTWPDLEWGTWERLVEGDAVVVLAGGKALEYTLKAVQDLPGVGVVNARFVKPLDEAMLRQLAVKARAFVTVEDNTRVGGFGSAVLEFLSEAGLKTPVRVLGIPDEFQEHASVESVHARSGIDAQAIRTVLAELGVDVPIEI
- a CDS encoding branched-chain amino acid ABC transporter permease — translated: MDFLQNYGFLLATLVQQALLGLSLYFPLLSGQLSLASPGFYALGGYVAAILLVNPAFAGLRDALGNWTFVLTWLVAGLICAVLGLLVGIPALRLRGIYLALATVAFVQILQYVALNLDVTGGAVGLFGIPQAFGFQDRWQYLLLFLPLLAVTLLFTRQLERSRTGRAFRAIRDDELAADAMGIPPTRYKVLAFVIGAVLAGIVGAMSAPFLNTWNARQGTFDASIAFLAYVLIGGSRNMWGPVLGGTLLAALPEVLRPLQDWRLVINGLVLVLASLYLPQGLVGLFTRRRAPSARPAKAEVAK
- a CDS encoding ABC transporter ATP-binding protein — encoded protein: MTSDASGAPILQARGLTRRFGGLVAVNNVSFEVRRGEIFGLIGPNGAGKTTLFNLMTGLTPPSGGALQFEGRDVTNAAPHRVASLGLSRTFQNIRLFRTLSALENVKIAQHTRTSAGFWRGIFGADRAEERAVSEQAWELLDLVGLADRAHELAANFSYGDQRRLEIARALASQPKVLLLDEPAAGMNSAEKSVLTTFIRTIRDRFDLTVLVIEHHVPLVMNLCDRIAVLNFGELIAVGDPASVSRDPKVVEAYLGAEA
- a CDS encoding toxic anion resistance protein: MSDPNRNDGLPELTPPETLTPPTPTPAVTPQQSGEMVKITPDQASKLDQQARQFIDAVLTLDVQSEGFKSKIDSIHNLGNAEMRAAAGVSNRLLEKPMTATKNGLYDDKSGIAKGLLELRKTVEGLDPSRQGDMFGGRRLFGLLPMPAKVHDYFLKYQSAQGHLNAILTTLMKSQDELRKDNASIEQEKVNLWETMQKLRQYVYVGRRLDEALAEKVYELEQRDPEKARIVKEEMLFYTRQKVTDLLTQLAVCVQGYLALDLVRKNNLELIKGVDRATTTTMSALRTAVLVSQALANQKLVLDQITALNTTTGNLIESTSVMLRQQSQAIHEGAASATVSLDKLKAAFDNVYAALDTISDYKSQALSNMQKTVDVLSTQVDSAQKYLDRARGETLREATADLRLYDKDEIKL
- a CDS encoding SRPBCC domain-containing protein, with protein sequence MTSTTPFPMTSRVEAGRELILERIFKAPRHLVFDAFSQAEHLKKWWGPRGWDLSFCAVDFRPGGTWHYCMKCVDEAQGAFYGMESWGLGIYEDIETPRRIVYTDHFSDADARINDTMPSTLVTLTFEEVDGGTKIVNRAVYASEEGLKTVLDMGMLQGVTETWNRLAEHLDAEQS
- a CDS encoding branched-chain amino acid ABC transporter permease yields the protein MDFAQFLQNLLNGLSIGSVYAIFALGYTLIFSILGIINFAHGAIFALGAYLTFTLAVGEFGINGILKNVDLFPGVEGGSPIGFPLALLLGSLLAGLLGVLIERFAFRPLRARGADPLLALVSSLGVALVLVNLIQLLVGAEIYSFPSTIYGSLPPAVRFDVGDTPIVIRTVQVIIFVVSLVILLLLGYVIGRTKIGKALRAVAENPATASLLGISVDRYILITFFLSGFLGGLAGTLVSTSFGISGPYFGVTYGLKGLAVIVLGGLGSIPGAVVGGLVIGLAEAFVPAQFSAYKEAVAFAILFVILLVRPQGLLGRAVIQKV
- a CDS encoding LEA type 2 family protein; this encodes MLKPIFSTPLARALSLAVLGTALLGGCVPRVPVVQVPTFEVQEIRLTSVGFTGLIPSSATLSLKLRVQNPNPFGIRVARAGGSLFLDGQNAGSIELPNVALSANGEATQSADVTLPLNLSNAATFLRAARGEAVSYRVDGTFSVDAGLLGRPTFGPFTLAQGVLRQPRILP
- a CDS encoding ArsR/SmtB family transcription factor: MSALAEPSRFHIVELLIERPLTVGEIATRLHIRQPQASKHLRVLSDAGIIEIEAVANRRICKLRAEPFQELDDWLRPYRRLWEESFDRLDEYLQQLQQSESTPEHEE
- a CDS encoding PspA/IM30 family protein — its product is MSILDRLSRLLRANVNDLISRAEDPTKIIEQALLDMRDAYAQARSEVADSMAQLSKLEREQNTNTRLAQEYGEKAAEALKAGSEELAREALRRKKNYEDIAAGFSQQVATQSATVEELKTQLRALEGKIDEFQSKKELLQARAQTAKASQTLERMSGFDKSGSAMDAFEEMERRVAQQEDRAGAMRSLREENDLDAQLKNIGRDKAIDDELEKLKSQLGMGGSSSGGQQS
- a CDS encoding ABC transporter substrate-binding protein, which encodes MKRATLLAVTLGLFSFTVAQKVATPIEIGVAVAQTSNVALLGQEQVIGARLAEKFFNNQGGINGTPIKLVFQDTGGDEAGAINAFQNLIRDGVVGIVGPTLSQHAFAADPIAERAKVPVLGPSNTAKGIPQIGDFIARVSAPVAVVAPNAVKQALKLDPDIKRVAVLYAQNDAFSVSETGTFQETAKAQKLDVVTVQKFQTTDTDFTTQVTAVLGAKVDLVIISGLAADGGNLVKQLRQLGYKGLIIGGNGLNTSNIFSVCGRDCDGILIAQAYSPQQSGAINQVFVKEYRAQYKKDPPQFAAQAYTGVQVFVEALRKIDRKKKLNTWDLDDLRAELNKAILVGSYRTPLGVISFDKEGELNQKEFYVAQIKMKDARNGSFVFLK
- a CDS encoding ABC transporter ATP-binding protein gives rise to the protein MALLELDNVSVNYGAIQAIRSLSMTVEEGEVVTLIGANGAGKTTTLRAVSRLLKVREGRIVFRGQDLTRLAPDAVVRLGIAQSPEGRQVLARQSVQDNLELGAYLRGDRREVVEDLRRMYERFPRLGERRHQLAGTLSGGEQQMLAIARALMSRPKLLLLDEPSLGLAPIIVLEIFTIIRELADQGVTILLVEQNAKLAMNHSARTYVLEAGSITFSGPSARLVNDERVLHAYLGG